The Mercurialis annua linkage group LG7, ddMerAnnu1.2, whole genome shotgun sequence genome includes the window ATAAGCTTTTTCCTCATCTTGTAAAATAGTATCAAAAGGATCTTTAACTAGATCCTTCTGTAGATTCTCCAAATTCTTTCTGATAACATCAATTCTTTGGGACAGGTGACTAAAGGAAGCTTTATTTAACTTCCTGAGCTCAATTTTCAGAAATTTGAGCTTTTGATAAATTCTGTACATATGGCAGCCTTCCACATTCCTACTCCATCTGTCTTTAACAATCTTACTAAAGTTTTCATGCTCACACCAGGCATTGAAGAACCTGAAGGGAGCTTTTCTGAAAGAATCATTGGTCTTCATATTGACAATTATTGGAAAGTGGTCAGAAACTCCATACCCTCCAAAAACACAGAATGAGTCACCCCAATCCTCCTCCACTGGTCATTAATGAAACACTTGTCTATTTTCCTCCAAATTCTGTTGTCTCCTAATTGATTATTGGTCCAAGTGTAGGTTAACCCTATATACTTGAGCTCAACCAAATTTGCATCAAAACTCCAATTCTTAAACTCTTGCCCAACAATGTCATCTATCTCATTACCCCCAACTCTATCTGAATTACTCATAACAGCATTAAAATCACCAAGGACTATCCAGCAATTACTAATGCTCTGACTAATAGCCAGCAACCTGTCCTAGAGTTCTACTCTCTCAAGGGAGACATAAGACCCATAAATAACAGAAAAATAAACAGTCTTCAGATCCATAATCACAATGCAGTGGATGAACTGCTTATGGATGACAAGAGGAACAACTGTAACAAAATCCTTCTTGTAGATTATCCATATTCTACCCATACTAGAGCAAGAATAATTGTGAATAATCTCCCAATCAGGCATCTTATATTTAATACTACTCCAAACTTTATTAAATTGACTACTATTGACTCTAGTCTCAATGATACCAAAAATAACCAACTTACTTTTATTAATAAGCTCACAGAACTCAGTCTGCTTTAGGGAGCTATTAACTCCTCCAATATTCCACGCTCCAATCATCTATCAATATCCAACATTCTGGAGTTCAGCCTAGCCTTCCTCCCATCTCTCACAGAACCAAATTTCAGTCTACTATTGATCTTCTCCACTACTGGAATCTCATCAGTGCCTGGATTTTCAACCAAAGCCTTAAATGTATTTGCTATCTTGATTGTTTCTCTAACCCCCTTTTTTGTACAGGTGTAGCTGCCATATCACCTTTACCCTCCATCTGAAATTGCCTAATCACTTCAGTATCCTGCACAACTGTATCAGGGGCTGTTATGATTTCTGTTTCAACTGAATCTGAACTTTCAtcttcagatttttttttttccccATAGCCTTCCTGATGTCTTGATTAACTTTGCAATTCTTCTTGGCATGCCCCATTTTACAACACTTATCACAAAATAGAGGCCTCCATTCATACACAATTTTTTGATTAAAGACATTCCCAAATTCATCTTGTAATTCCATAGATTCAGGAAATAAACCTGCTACTTCCATTTCTACCAGAACTCTCGCAAAGTTTAGCTTAGCTTTGCTTATAGTGCATTGATCACTATACAAAGGGTTTCCATAGATAGAACCAATTTTACTGAGCATATCAGCCGTCCAAAACTCCCAAGGAAGACCAGGTAGTTGGATCCAGACTGGGACAAAGCTAATATTGTTAGGATCCATTGACATTCTTGGCTGCCATTTCTTCAACATCAGGGGTTTCTGGTCAAATGTATAAGGACCATCTCCCAATACCTTGTTACACTCTTCTTCAGATCCAAACTCAAACATAAACATAGATCCATTAATCCTAACCACATTTCTCAGGCCAAACTTCGCCCATCTGTTTCTAATAAACGAGTTAATTCTTTCAAAAGATCCTAACAATATTAACTCAAACATAAACATAGACACACACTATTATGGCGAATTTCCACTTCTCTTCCTCCTTCACAAGATCCTTTGAGTTGAAACTCACCACTCGCGTTCTATTCTTCACAGCTGGTGGGACGTACTTCAGCTCACTAGCTTCAGATCTTTCCCTATCATTCGAGAACAGCTCATTCCATTTCTTAGCCATGGTTTCCACAGGTATCGGATCCACAATTTCATATCTAGGGGTATCTTCCATCATTTCAATCTCCGATGGAATTGGAGATTCTTGACTTAACTGAGTTTCTTCTATCGTAACACTAGAAGGGGCTACAATAACCCCAGATTCATCTTTGTCAAGAGATTCAGAGTGTTGCTCAGTCACCGGAGCAGTAGATTTTGACGTTTTCTTCCTCGCCATAGGCACCAGCGTACGTTAGCAGCTAACTAGCGCTGAGAGGATGAGAGAGAAAATCTTTGCTAAATTTtgttctctttctttttttcttttttcatttaaacatttaatttagggttaattacatataaaatcaccatctttatacgaaattgcaaaagtaacacgatctttaaaacgtgacaattcagggcaccacctttcatctcttttcaaaaacaacatggacatacttttagtggcatttttgctggcGTGGCATGACACATGGCACTCTCATTGGGTGTACAAGTCCGCAAAagtttatctaaaaacgtgcccatgttgtttttgaaaataaatgaaatgtgataccctgaattgacacgttttaaaggtcgtgttatttttacaatttcgtataaaggtggtgattttatatgtaattagccctttaatttatacaacataattgaatatgaaaataaaactgaTTATAAcatgcattttttttagtttgagataataacattaacgttttaatttgtttgttgAACTTTTAAATtggtaataattttatattttacatttttttgaaatttttaaattataaaatcaagggttaattgcaaattaatacacgaactttaccctaatttgcaattacaacacgaactttaaaacttggcaatttaatacaccaactttcattgttttggcaaattagtacaccgaccaatcatacaacaacacgtagctttatatgacaatgtccacgttagtgtttttccaattcggtgtatcaattcgtcaaaaaatgaaaatcggtgtaccgatttgccaaattttaaaatttatgttgtaattgcaaattagggtaaaatttatgtattaatttgcaattaatccaaaaatcaatttatagCAAAAAGATTACCATACATGTTTGTATGTTGAAGACAAACAAAGGTGTCATATGTTTATGCTTTTCCATCATTACAGATGATTTGagtacctttttttttcttcactaTGAgacttaattttaattaattgtaaccgaaaatgatacaattttaaaattattttattttatcaaatttcatTATGCAAATTGTTCATCCTTAAGTGCAATCAAAATTTCTTTGGTTTCAATTTGTTTCTGttttaaaatcttttttaaatatataaattagtttCTTGATGTAAAGAGTCTCTTCAATTATTTCTATTAGAAAGGGATAATTCGAGTACTCCACTTCGAATTATGACTccatgaattttaatttatggaGTTTGATTTTATGCTCTTTCAACTGCGATTTAGAccttactttaaaaaaaaagttatttaattatattttattttcactgcaatttttttatctatcaaTGGCGAGTTTCTCTGACTTCAATTAgtacataaaacataaaaatgtcaaaaatggTGCTAAAAATAAACTTGAAAAAACAAGAATAATTATCTCAAAATTTTGAtcttttacaaattaaaaactaattatataattaaaaaaaattatatgcaaaataatttatataattgaatttaaatttctttcatttattatttgattcttcCCTCGTGGAGTTATTGTCCGCCATTGTGGGGTTTTTGCCTCCGTTGTTAAACGTCCTCATTTGTGAGgttattcttctttttcatgAGATTATTTTTCATTCTTTATAAGCGATACATGTATATTAAGGAAGGCGCTCATCACCCGATgacaaaaaattcaatttttgaaGTAGTTTTCAATTTTGATGACTACATATATATGGTCggtattatttatgtatattattttcaaCTCTATTATTCATCACAGTATTTATTGGTTTTCAGGTTAAACATCGTTTGATACCGTGAAGCAAATGAAAACTGGATCGTCAGAGACAATTTACATTGTGTTCGCGTGGAAATAATCCGCCAcccgaatctttgaatttataattgggTTCTATCTCGGTTTAATGCTCTAATCGGTCAAGTCGATCAAGTCTCACTGGTGGAACAAAAGATGTTTGCGTAACCTGAACAAATCGATCAAGTCGCACTGGTGAATTTAAAGATGTCTCGCCAACAGGTCATTCAAACACGTCTCGCAAACAAGTCTCGCAAACTTGTCTCTTAAACACGTCTCGCAAACTAGCTTGTTCCGCGAGCGAACATGTTCCACAAAGGAAAAAAAGTAACCAAACTATACTAAATTTAACTGTATCGATCCGGAGGTTAAGAACCTAAGCGGGATTGATGTCCATCTACTTCTAAATTAACCAATCGCGGGGATTGAGGATAGAAAAGAACAtggttttgaattgtttttttttattgattgatttgtgtagattttattaatttgaaaaaataactatttatagGGACAAACTCCCTACGAAATAGGGAAACAAAACAGACTAAGACTTAACAGCTAAACAAAACCTATTCTACTGAGGCAAAAAGTCTTTATTTTTACTTATCCTAAAAactaactaataaataaaaaaagatagatAAATGGTTGTTGGGCTCAAAAACCCGAATTTAcccatatgagctctttttTTAGGctgtgtaaacaatgccccccacatttttttagtttaatgtcAAGTAAGGTGAAGAGACGGAAGTTTTAGTGAGATAGTTTTATGTCTCGACGAGATCGGCTTCTAGGCCGAACCATCACTAGTCTCAGTAAGATCGGTCCTTAATCCGAAATATTTTTGAATGTCTTTCTATTTTATCTCCATTTGATAGAATTCGATCTAACATGTAGACATCTTTAAAACAATGACCGGATAGATCAAATAACTTGTTTCTTGATATCCTTATACACCAAGTCGGCCTTGCCCCACAGCGTCTTGATTCGCTCTTAAAAATGAGTCAAATGCTTTATTGCCTTTTTGACAATTTGATCTCACATAAAGGCGAGACAAAATATACTTGATAATTTGGTCGCCTTTTTAAATCTGATCACCATTATATCGGACCGATCTTCAAGCATTCGTCTCCATCATGTGAAATCGCCTCGCAGAAGTGTACTCCaagtcttttttattttctgcttCTCAACCCATATCTTCCTAACCTTTCGAATCAGGGAGCGTGATTGGTTAAAGTATCGCTCAACATATCGACTCTCTTGCTCCTACCAACTATGTGACTTGATCTTTTTGCAATTGACATGAATGAGTCCTTTGATAGGTAGTCTTCGTCTCCCATGATGTCTCTCATCTGTCTTGCTAGTCGTTTTACTAATAATTATTGTCTCCTTGTATATATCATTTTTCTTATGAGACTCTTGCCTTATATACTGGATTTATCTTTTGGGTGTCTTGCTCATCCAATGTGGTGGCTTGCTAAGCGATACGACGGCTAAATTCCCCGTGTCTCCTTCATCAGGCATAACCACGTCTCTATCTAGCATACCCTTTTGTCCTAGTTTATTATGGAACGATTCTGGTAAAGTCACCGCACAAACACTACGTGAAACCTCTTTAATGTCCTTAGCTCGCAACTGACCATCTGTCGTTGAAATCACCACGTCTTTGTACGATATTTTGGCTGTTC containing:
- the LOC126657166 gene encoding uncharacterized protein LOC126657166; this translates as MARKKTSKSTAPVTEQHSESLDKDESGVIVAPSSVTIEETQLSQESPIPSEIEMMEDTPRYEIVDPIPVETMAKKWNELFSNDRERSEASELKYVPPAVKNRTRVVSFNSKDLVKEEEKWKFAIIVINSFIRNRWAKFGLRNVVRINGSMFMFEFGSEEECNKVLGDGPYTFDQKPLMLKKWQPRMSMDPNNISFVPVWIQLPGLPWEFWTADMLSKIGSIYGNPLYSDQCTISKAKLNFARVLVEMEVAGLFPESMELQDEFGNVFNQKIVYEWRPLFCDKCCKMGHAKKNCKVNQDIRKAMGKKKNLKMKVQIQLKQKS